A single Mytilus trossulus isolate FHL-02 chromosome 12, PNRI_Mtr1.1.1.hap1, whole genome shotgun sequence DNA region contains:
- the LOC134693347 gene encoding oxidized low-density lipoprotein receptor 1-like — protein MKMWLVMVYSFLSYTCDGSSVNQSTHSSVNTAYTGTDITDIKMEVDVMKGNYHDLLLRVINNEHEIVTLKGQTQQMVNELENTKRTFSCEIEDLRATTIQYEQEINETKNSWNTLNETIQDLSQSVSVLKNKLSILESLDTNSNEHDDGKSNEPGLASEKQECPLEWIRNVDFGACYFFSSKPRSWDGAQEQCREQNGSLADIHSEDEALWMADAARNNGGVN, from the exons atgaAAATGTGGTTGGTAATGGTTTACTCTTTCCTGTCATATACCTGCGATGGAAGTTCTGTGAATCAAAGTACTCATAGCTCTGTGAATACCGCATATACGGGGACCGATATCACGGATATCAAAATGGAAGTTGACGTTATGAAAGGAAATTACCATGATCTACTTCTTAGAGTAATTAATAACGAACATGAAATCGTTACCTTGAAAGGTCAAACACAACAAATGGTAAATGAACTTGAAAACACTAAGCGGACAttttcatgtgaaattgaaGATTTACGAGCGACAACTATTCAGTATGAACAAGAAATAAACGAAACAAAAAATTCATGGAATACATTAAATGAAACAATACAAGATTTAAGTCAGAGCGTCAGTgtgttaaaaaacaaattgtcaatTCTGGAGAGCCTTGATACGAATAGCAATGAGCATGACGATGGAAAAAGTAACGAACCAG GTCTGGCAAGTGAGAAACAAGAATGCCCTTTGGAATGGATAAGAAATGTCGACTTTGGAGCATGTTATTTCTTTAGTAGTAAACCAAGGTCGTGGGATGGTGCACAG GAACAATGCAGAGAACAGAACGGATCGCTTGCAGATATTCATTCTGAAGATGAAGCTCTGTGGATGGCTGACGCTGCTCGTAATAATGGAGGTGTGAATTAA